A single window of Deltaproteobacteria bacterium DNA harbors:
- a CDS encoding flagellar basal body-associated FliL family protein: protein MGRKRWPRKARRPKPRRRRRAGRESCCSSWAWSSSWPAARGRHGTCGCCPARRPRRRIRWWSRSRRSARSSPSSRSSPTRVPDEFTARQAQVRDLLLTLFTSKQFAEIRTPQGKALLRDEIINRINRAINHDLVKAVYFTEFIVQ, encoded by the coding sequence GTGGGGAGGAAGCGATGGCCGAGGAAAGCACGGCGGCCGAAGCCGAGGCGCCGCCGAAGAGCGGGAAGGGAAAGCTGCTGCTCGTCGTGGGCCTGGTCGTCCTCGTGGCCGGCGGCGCGGGGGCGGCATGGTACCTGCGGCTGCTGCCCGGCAAGAAGGCCGAGGCGAAGGATCAGGTGGTGGAGTCGAAGCCGTCGGTCGGCGCGCTCCTCGCCCTCGAGCCGTTCATCGCCAACGCGCGTGCCGGACGAGTTCACCGCCCGCCAGGCGCAGGTGCGCGACCTCCTGCTCACGCTCTTCACCAGCAAGCAGTTCGCGGAGATCCGCACGCCGCAGGGCAAGGCTCTGCTGCGCGACGAGATCATCAACCGCATCAACCGCGCCATCAACCACGACCTCGTGAAGGCCGTCTACTTCACGGAGTTCATCGTCCAGTAG